From Kwoniella shandongensis chromosome 2, complete sequence, the proteins below share one genomic window:
- a CDS encoding protein disulfide-isomerase domain — MRLQHIVYWALALTSSVFATTSTDDDDDFQLRQLTDDNFKSNTAQGLWLVEHFSPKCGHCRAFAPTWTQLAKDKQHLERLTGFHMAQVNCLAQGDLCNSNGIKFYPQLILYSDGKPLPHYGGDRSYADLSKYIDEHSSNYAQDVMKVAQVDAEGTSGVYANPEGKIAEVDEIGLEALRSAGPVLTEFFAPWCGHCKKLRPIYEQLAEAMKGKLNIAAVDCEAHQAFCRRVGIQGYPTIRMFHHATSTEYTGARSLEKLKEFASKAIKVTTLHPIKVDDFEDVVKQNEAMFLYLQNFDTTVAEQNSVKAALEPLIGSVPAFTSSDPQLYKRLSISNPPPTSILFAFSSYSSRPVGSLPFPASQADVDRFVQLHRFPTLVELTAANHPEIMKGDAKAIVVLGALHKGSEGVKEQERLDEIARAWKKGGRRFDQPVWFVWVDGEKWSGWLKQSYGIRKRELPAVVVIDPPNNEYYDTTIEGSRMSFDGTSTFSVLEGFYQHFLKPKRVETTLEWGSRSAAETLISLGQTSVEHPFVAMITLIGTVALFVFLLQKCIGRDPKESTLPSRLD, encoded by the exons ATGAGGCTACAACATATCGTCTACTGGGCTCTGGCTCTCACCAGCTCGGTGTTCGCTACGACATCAAcggatgacgacgatgacttTCAACTTCGACAATTAACGGATGACAATTTCAAGTCCAACACAGCCCAAGGGCTATG GCTTGTGGAGCACTTCTCACCCAAAT GTGGTCATTGTAGAGCATTCGCGCCGACATGGACCCAGTTGGCGAAGGACAAACAACACTTGGAGCGATTGACAGGCTTTCACATGGCTCAAGTCAACTGCTTAGCACAAGGAG ATCTGTGTAACAGTAATGGCATCAAATTCT ATCCTCAGCTCATCTT ATATTCCGACGGTAAACCCCTACCTCATTACGGTGGTGATCGCTCTTACGCCGACTTATCGAAATACATCGACGAACATTCGTCCAACTACGCTCAAGATGTGATGAAGGTTGCTCAGGTAGATGCGGAAGGAACAAGTGGCGTGTATGCGAATCCCGAAGGGAAGATTGCGGAAGTGGACGAGATAGGATTGGAGGCGCTGAGGTCCGCTGGACCGGTGTTGACCGAGTTCTTTGCGCCATGGTGTGGACA TTGTAAGAAATTGAGGCCGA TCTACGAACAGCTTGCGGAAGCCATGAAGGGCAAACTCAACATTGCTGCCGTAGACTGTGAAGCGCATCAAGCCTTCTGTCGAAGGGTGGGCATTCAAGGATATCCCACCATCCGAAT GTTCCATCATGCAACGTCAACCGAATACACTGGTGCTCGAAGCCTGGAGAAGCTGAAAGAGTTCGCCTCGAAAGCTATCAAAGT CACAACGCTGCATCCAATCAAGGTGGACGACTTCGAAGACGTGGTCAAGCAGAATGAGGCGATGTTCCTCTACCTGCAGAATTTTGATACGACCGTTGCCGAGCAG AATTCCGTAAAGGCAGCGCTCGAACCTCTCATCGGCTCCGTCCCCGCGTTCACTTCCTCCGACCCACAGCTATATAAACGGTTGTCCATCTCAAATCCACCGCCcacatccatcctcttcgcatTTTCGTCCTACTCAAGCCGACCTGTCGGATCATTACCTTTCCCAGCCTCACAAGCAGACGTAGACCGATTTGTTCAGCTTCACCGTTTCCCTACGTTGGTGGAACTTACCGCAGCCAACCATCCGGAGATTATGAAGGGTGATGCGAAGGCCATTGTGGTGTTGGGAGCCTTGCACAAGGGATCTGAGGGGGTAAAGGAGCAGGAAAGGTTAGATGAGATTGCTCGGGCatggaagaaaggtggaagacgatttGACCAACCGGTGTGGTTCGTTTGGGTGGACGGGGAGAAGTGGTCAGGATGGCTAAAGCAGTCTTACGG GATTCGAAAGAGGGAACTCCCAGCTGTTGTGGTGATCGACCCACCA AACAACGAGTATTACGACACTACCATCGAGGGGAGTAGAATGTCGTTCGACGGGACTAGCACATTCTCTGTCCTCGAGGGATTCTACCAGCATTTCTTGAAACCGAAGAGGGTAGAAACGACCCTCGAATGGGGATCCAGATCCGCCGCCGAAACACTTATCAGCCTTGGT CAAACGAGCGTGGAGCATCCGTTCGTAGCTATGATCACGCTCATCGGCACTGTCGCACTATTCGTGTTCCTGTTACAAAAATGTATAGGACGGGATCCCAAGGAATCTACACTTCCGTCAAGACTGGATTGA
- a CDS encoding proteasome subunit alpha type-5 gives MFMTRSEYDRGVNTFSPEGRLFQVEYAMEAIKLGSTTVGITTPHGTILAVEKRVPSPLLESSSIEKIMEIDSHIGCAMSGLTADARTMVEHARVTGQMHAFTYDEPIGVESCTQAVCDLALRFGESVEDDDALMSRPFGVALLIAGIDEQGPQLYHTDPSGTFVRYDAKAIGSGSDAAQQSLQDAYHKQMTLVEAHTLALKVLKQVMEEKLDENNVQLAQVTKERGFEILGETELKNVIEGIAA, from the exons ATGTTCATGACAAG ATCCGAGTATGACAGAGGTGTCAACACCTTCTCGCCCGAG GGTCGATTATTCCAAG TCGAGTACGCAATGGAGgccatcaag CTCGGGTCCACGACAGTCGGAATAACCACACCTCACGGTACAATCCTTGCCGTTGAAAAACGAGTTCCTTCCCCCTTGCTCGAATCCTCTTCTATCGAAAAGATCATGGAGATCGACTCCCATATCGGTTGTGCAATGTCAGGTCTTACAGCCGATGCTAGGACTATGGTGGAACATGCGAGAGTGACGGGTCAGATGCATGCGTTCACGTATGATGAGCCGATCGGGGTGGAGAGCTGTACGCAGGCAGTTTGTGATTTGGCTTTGAGGTTCGGTGAGAGtgtagaggatgacgatgcgttgatg TCAAGACCGTTCGGTGTTGCTTTGCTCATCGCTGGAATAGACGAGCAGGGTCCCCAACT CTACCACACCGATCCCTCTGGTACTTTCGTCCGATACGATGCCAAAGCCATTGGATCAGGTTCTGATGCTGCCCAACAAAGTCTTCAAGACGCATACCACAAG CAAATGACTCTTGTCGAGGCTCACACTCTGGCACTGAAGGTTTTGAAGCaggtgatggaggagaagttggacgAGAACAACGTTCAACTGGCTCAG GTGACAAAAGAGCGCGGGTTCGAGATCTTGGGAGAGACAGAATTGAAGAATGTGATTGAGGGTATTGCTGCATAA